A region from the Osmerus eperlanus chromosome 11, fOsmEpe2.1, whole genome shotgun sequence genome encodes:
- the LOC134029085 gene encoding uncharacterized protein LOC134029085 produces the protein MPRTNVVQAVEQKLEEQFGPCRKEGSSTSPSSQSRTEDLVMIPYLGSGGSGHSLASDLVDGIIESVKSAVELLSSSSRAGNSSSLTGWDALDVSSVAKKMVCKAAAKLAPLVSSSRMGDVTADKSVSLMNETSLESLPPSLIRLLLIRSVDTVTAACRAISSEFCYRESVKNEGLTKLQQLANEQMLACLNKGVEEVEIDELVQGISAILDHSLILRRPEMSFSHIYRSLFVDSLLPGSGHRTTEVLETLIFLCPQGPPAAGQSLAHDTRVGTIIKEYATKGKDVFQQALRRATQKLSRQPANPRGSPHAANPESSERPSLLVSSENCENLLGAILDDLHEVVEQHRASAKTRSGGMKFWEQVHSSSQQLYDSTLRTLQKSADKLSALQERVSEIIPPKASISWTKRTLGVILSAMRAEVEASECSTAELKRSEDGLLTCALLDSILENLSQLCEDEEGPTDSIAAVGLDSAGLDELQIKTASESLLANVRRLRRQTATTGLHLQSPVGSTRSTSELMLPESPPMPSRQELIHSYAKNSVKSQLQKSLELNLPSTSSLACQETLDRTVRILTERVMDTLCESAAAAPCPGEDLGELSPAAVIMDAGTASTSAGETRKAKKGLKWWSLPKKAKLFKNKFLKRKTEPKKPSAQEELPPSSHITPGAKCGSPANLELSKDHETKQEPPRHPLHVRMFRALRKSIAKTFKMSGSQ, from the exons ATGCCGAGGACCAACGTTGTCCAGGCTGTGgagcagaagctggaggagcagtTTGGGCCGTGTAGGAAGGAGGGCTCGTCCACATCGCCATCCAGCCAATCAAGAACTGAAGATTTGGTCATGATCCCTTATCTGGGGAGCGGTGGCTCTGGACATTCCCTGGCCAGTGACCTGGTCGATGGGATCATTGAATCCGTGAAGAGTGCTGTTGAGTTGCTGTCTTCATCATCCAGAGCAGGGAACAGCTCCTCCCTTACAGGATGGGACGCATTGGATGTTTCCTCTGTAGCCAAGAAGATGGTGTGCAAGGCAGCGGCCAAACTGGCCCCCCTGGTGAGCTCTTCCAGGATGGGAGATGTGACGGCGGACAAGAGCGTCTCTTTGATGAACGAGACGTCTCTGGAAAGTTTGCCCCCGTCTCTCATCAGGCTTCTGTTGATCCGGTCTGTCGACACGGTGACAGCAGCCTGCAGAGCCATAAGTAGTGAGTTCTGCTATCGGGAGAGTGTGAAGAACGAAGGCTTGACCAAACTCCAGCAGCTGGCCAACGAACAGATGTTGGCCTGTCTAAACAAGGGCGTAGAGGAAGTGGAAATCGATGAGCTCGTCCAAGGCATCTCAGCCATCCTGGATCATTCGCTGATCCTAAGGCGTCCGGAGATGTCCTTCTCCCACATCTACCGCTCTTTGTTTGTTGACTCCCTCCTGCCAGGGAGTGGACACAGAACCACCGAGGTCCTGGAGACCTTGATTTTTTTatgtcctcagggcccacccGCAGCTGGGCAGAGCCTGGCTCATGACACGCGAGTGGGAACGATCATAAAAGAGTACGCGACCAAAGGGAAAGATGTGTTCCAGCAGGCCTTGAGGAGAGCAACACAGAAGCTCTCTCGCCAGCCGGCGAACCCTCGTGGCTCACCCCATGCGGCCAATCCAGAGAGCTCAGAGCGTCCATCTCTGCTGGTCTCCTCTGAGAACTGTGAGAACCTGCTTGGTGCTATCCTAGACGATCTCCATGAGGTGGTTGAGCAGCACAGGGCCTCAGCAAAGACGAGATCTGGTGGCATGAAGTTCTGGGAGCAGGTCCACTCCTCCAGCCAGCAGCTTTATGACAGCACACTGAGGACCCTGCAGAAATCTGCAGACAAGTTGTCGGCTCTTCAAGAACGTGTATCTGAGATCATCCCTCCGAAGGCGTCCATCTCTTGGACCAAGAGGACCCTTGGGGTGATTCTCAGTGCCATGAGAGCAGAAGTAGAAGCTTCAGAGTGCTCCACTGCTGAACTGAAGAGGAGTGAGGACGGCCTCCTGACCTGTGCCCTTTTGGACTCCATACTGGAGAATCTCAGCCAGTTATGTGAGGACGAAGAGGGTCCAACAGACTCCATCGCCGCCGTAGGACTGGACTCCGCCGGATTGGACGAGCTCCAGATCAAGACCGCCTCAGAGAGTCTGCTCGCCAACGTCCGTCGGCTTCGCCGGCAGACAGCCACCACCGGCCTGCATCTTCAGAGCCCCGTGGGCTCCACCAGAAGCACGTCAGAGTTGATGCTGCCAGAAAGCCCCCCGATGCCCTCCAGACAGGAGCTCATCCACAGCTATGCTAAGAACTCGGTTAAGAGTCAGCTGCAGAAGAGCCTTGAGCTGAACCTTCCCTCGACCTCCAGCCTGGCCTGCCAGGAGACCCTGGACCGCACGGTCAGGATCCTGACGGAGAGAGTGATGGACACTCTGTGTGagtctgctgctgcagctccgTGTCCTGGGGAAGATCTCGGTGAGCTCAGCCCTGCAGCGGTCATCATGGATGCTGGGACAGCGTCGACCTCTGCAGGAGAGACGAGAAAGGCTAAGAAGGGCTTGAAGTGGTGGAGCCTGCCGAAGAAAGCCAAGCTGTTCAAGAACAAG TTTCTGAAGAGAAAGACGGAGCCCAAGAAGCCCTCAGCCCAGGAGGAGCTTCCCCCCAGCTCTCACATCACACCTG GGGCTAAGTGTGGTTCGCCTGCCAATCTGGAGCTGTCGAAGGACCACGAGACCAAGCAGGAGCCCCCTAGACATCCTCTACACGTACGAATGTTCCGTGCGCTTCGCAAGTCCATCGCCAAGACATTCAAGATGTCTGGGAGCCAGTAG